From a single Miscanthus floridulus cultivar M001 chromosome 8, ASM1932011v1, whole genome shotgun sequence genomic region:
- the LOC136474532 gene encoding L10-interacting MYB domain-containing protein-like, producing MPEIVWNVENLRILCGLMAEQVEKGNRPNTFLNSVGYAEVEKGFKDWTGIVLTKNQIKNKWDKLKEDFKAWKKLTMGQTGIGWNNGTINMDDEWWNKAKAISSIPGYGKFKKQPLQNEEELAICFQGIMNVGSDHWNPCGNTPTVAVDDVYAVSRHASNTSTNEASFVTMDTFRDSLATSIALAWN from the exons ATGCCGGAAATTGTTTGGAACGTAGAGAACCTTCGGATCCTTTGTGGTTTGATGGCTGAGCAAGTCGAGAAAGGAAACCGGCCAAATACTTTCTTGAATTCAGTGGGCTATGCTGAGGTTGAGAAAGGATTCAAAGATTGGACGGGTATTGTATTGACCAAGAACCAAATCAAGAACAAGTGGGACAAACTGAAGGAAGATTTCAAGGCATGGAAAAAGCTAACAATGGGGCAAACAGGAATTGGTTGGAATAATGGCACTATTAATATGGATGATGAATGGTGGAACAAAGCTAAAGCTATAAGT TCTATTCCAGGCTATGGGAAATTTAAGAAGCAGCCACTTCAAAATGAAGAAGAGTTAGCAATTTGTTTCCAAGGCATTATGAATGTTGGTTCTGATCATTGGAACCCTTGTGGTAACACTCCTACAGTGGCTGTGGATGATGTT TATGCTGTGTCTCGCCATGCCTCTAATACGTCTACTAATGAAGCAAGCTTTGTGACCATGGACACATTTCGTGATAGTTTGGCTACATCCATCGCATTAGCTTGGAATTAA
- the LOC136475449 gene encoding uncharacterized protein, whose product MSSSESGDSSDDDDQFFSLIQGGANLAKAYVSLYMDKAPPRISQLSGMGWVTETLNTPGECHRMFRMNERIFLDLHDKLTTRYGLQPSKFINTYESLAIFLFICGGCETNRKGQNRFKHSGETISKKFHEVLDCVIAMAKDYIRPIDPNFRSVHKRIRNDKRAWPHFKDCIGALDGTHILVSLSPEEQVRYIGKSRVPTQNVLAICDFDMCFTYVSAGQPGAYHDTSVLYHAMEVDKQAFPHPPEDKYYAVDAGYPNRLGYLSPYKGERYHLPEWHRDEMANSL is encoded by the exons ATGTCTTCAAGTGAAAGtggtgatagtagtgatgatgacgaTCAATTTTTTTCTCTCATTCAAGGTGGTGCAAATCTTGCTAAGGCTTATGTGAGCCTTTATATGGACAAGGCACCACCAAGAATATCACAGCTGAGTGGAATGGGATGGGTGACTGAGACCCTAAACACTCCAGGAGAATGCCACAGAATGTTTCGGATGAATGAGCGCATCTTTCTGGATCTTCATGATAAGTTGACTACTCGTTATGGTTTGCAACCATCCAAGTTCATAAATACTTATGAATCACTagcaatatttttatttatatgtgGTGGCTGTGAGACAAATAGAAAAGGGCAAAATAGGTTCAAGCATTCTGGTGAAACCATTAGTAAGAAATTTCATGAAGTTCTTGATTGTGTGATTGCAATGGCTAAGGATTACATAAGACCAATTGATCCCAATTTTCGGTCAGTTCACAAGAGAATTAGAAATGACAAAAGAGCATGGCCACATTTCAAGGATTGCATAGGAGCACTAGATGGAACTCATATTCTAGTGTCTCTTTCACCTGAGGAACAAGTTAGATACATTGGAAAGTCAAGAGTTCCTACTCAAAATGTGCTTGCCATTTGTGATTTTGATATGTGTTTCACATATGTGTCTGCGGGGCAACCGGGGGCTTATCATGACACAAGTGTACTATACCATGCAATGGAAGTGGATAAGCAGGCCTTCCCGCATCCTCCtgaag ACAAGTACTATGCTGTGGACGCGGGCTATCCTAATCGTCTAGGTTACTTATCTCCATACAAGGGTGAAAGATATCATTTACCAGAGTGGCATCGAG ATGAAATGGCCAATTCTTTATAA